From Planctomycetia bacterium, a single genomic window includes:
- a CDS encoding prepilin-type N-terminal cleavage/methylation domain-containing protein, producing MRRNGVTLVEILVVVAILGVLMAVILPGVQAARESVRRTSCGNNLRQIGIALANHEQARGRYPVGSESRKFPDYPKVTAQHCRWSALAHLAPYYEARDLLDGLDRSVPLYIDLKPDAIAPQNKPIVGRLVPLFLCPSDRQLAVSPIFGPTNYAGCAGSGTGGGTPYDTDGLFFINSRIGPKNVSDGLSNTIAFSESLLGDSASTNRTNVSPANAYRFIMTAPLSESACASTAVWNFSDPRGFSWANGEYRTTLYNHHYPPNSASIDCLGVLMSPPAGQGDRLYAAYGWRAARSLHAGGVNVAMADGRVAFVRDDIDPAAWRAAATRSGGETTDLDRR from the coding sequence ATGCGACGAAACGGCGTCACGCTCGTCGAGATCCTCGTCGTCGTCGCCATCCTCGGCGTCCTGATGGCGGTGATCCTGCCCGGCGTGCAGGCGGCGCGGGAGTCGGTCCGGCGGACGAGCTGCGGCAACAACCTCCGCCAAATCGGCATCGCGCTTGCCAACCACGAGCAGGCGCGGGGGCGGTATCCCGTCGGCTCGGAGTCGCGGAAGTTTCCCGACTACCCGAAGGTGACGGCCCAGCACTGCCGCTGGTCGGCGCTCGCCCACCTCGCCCCATACTACGAGGCGCGGGATCTGCTCGACGGCCTCGACCGCTCCGTGCCGCTGTACATCGACCTCAAGCCCGACGCCATCGCGCCGCAGAACAAGCCGATCGTCGGCCGGCTCGTGCCGCTGTTCCTCTGCCCGAGCGACCGCCAACTGGCGGTGTCGCCGATCTTCGGACCGACGAACTATGCCGGCTGCGCCGGCAGCGGCACCGGCGGCGGAACGCCCTACGACACCGACGGCCTGTTTTTCATCAACTCCCGGATCGGGCCGAAGAACGTGAGCGATGGACTGTCGAACACGATCGCATTTTCCGAGAGCCTGCTGGGCGACTCGGCCTCGACCAACCGTACGAACGTAAGCCCCGCCAATGCCTATCGCTTCATCATGACGGCGCCCCTGTCCGAGTCGGCCTGCGCCTCGACGGCGGTCTGGAACTTCAGCGATCCCCGTGGCTTTTCCTGGGCCAACGGCGAGTACCGCACCACGCTTTACAACCACCACTACCCCCCAAATTCCGCCTCCATCGACTGCCTTGGCGTGCTCATGAGTCCGCCGGCGGGACAGGGTGATCGCCTGTACGCCGCCTACGGCTGGCGGGCGGCCCGCAGCCTGCACGCCGGCGGCGTCAACGTCGCCATGGCCGACGGCCGGGTGGCATTCGTCCGCGACGACATCGACCCGGCCGCCTGGCGGGCCGCGGCCACGCGGTCCGGCGGCGAGACGACCGACCTCGACCGCCGCTGA
- the rluD gene encoding pseudouridine synthase: MPQHSGSVHHVTPADIGATLAAFLRRQMGGVSWSRVQRLVRSRHVLIHGNTCTDVGRRLKAGEVVKVLEVAAAPLPTAADVRVVHVDDDVVVVEKPAGVTTTRHHEEASWPAKRRQAQPTLEDLVPDAIGRFLAARRRGVARRPGAPRGAEPDRGRRRIPPVRAVHRIDRETSGLVVFARNVPAARILAEQFRLHTTQRRYLAIAVGRVRQRTIESRLVRDRGDGRRGSGEGDDGKVAITHVAPLEHYGDGYTLVECRLETGRTHQIRIHLAESGHPLCGERVYASPARRGRQVDDSQAPRVMLHAAELGFVHPVSGADLRFESPLPDDIRRVIARLRRGEADAAR; the protein is encoded by the coding sequence GCGTGAGCTGGTCGCGGGTGCAGCGGCTCGTGCGGTCGCGGCACGTCCTGATCCACGGCAACACCTGCACCGACGTGGGCCGGCGGCTGAAGGCGGGGGAGGTGGTCAAGGTGCTCGAGGTCGCCGCCGCGCCGCTGCCGACCGCGGCCGACGTGCGGGTCGTGCACGTGGACGACGACGTGGTCGTGGTCGAGAAGCCGGCCGGCGTGACCACGACCCGGCACCACGAGGAGGCGTCGTGGCCGGCCAAGCGCCGGCAGGCACAGCCGACGCTCGAGGATCTCGTGCCCGACGCCATCGGCCGCTTTCTGGCGGCGCGGCGGCGCGGGGTGGCGCGGCGGCCGGGTGCGCCGCGCGGTGCCGAGCCCGACCGCGGCCGGCGCCGGATCCCGCCGGTGCGGGCGGTGCACCGCATCGACCGCGAGACGAGCGGGCTGGTGGTCTTCGCGCGCAATGTCCCCGCCGCCCGGATCCTCGCCGAGCAGTTCCGGCTCCACACCACGCAGCGCCGCTACCTCGCGATCGCGGTCGGCCGGGTGCGGCAGCGGACGATCGAGTCGCGGCTCGTCCGCGACCGCGGCGACGGCCGGCGCGGCTCGGGCGAGGGCGACGACGGCAAGGTCGCGATCACGCACGTCGCGCCGCTGGAGCACTACGGCGACGGCTACACGCTCGTCGAGTGCCGGCTGGAGACCGGCCGCACGCACCAGATCCGCATTCATCTCGCCGAGAGTGGCCATCCGCTCTGCGGCGAGCGGGTCTACGCCTCACCCGCGCGGCGCGGAAGACAGGTCGACGACTCGCAGGCCCCGCGGGTGATGCTCCATGCGGCCGAGCTCGGCTTCGTGCATCCGGTGAGCGGCGCGGACCTGCGGTTCGAGAGCCCGCTCCCCGACGACATCCGCCGCGTCATCGCCCGGCTGCGGCGCGGCGAGGCAGACGCAGCGCGGTAG